A stretch of the Elephas maximus indicus isolate mEleMax1 chromosome 3, mEleMax1 primary haplotype, whole genome shotgun sequence genome encodes the following:
- the LOC126070917 gene encoding olfactory receptor 7G2-like codes for MELRNQTGISKFLLLALTEDPELQPLLFNLFLFIYLVTVLGNLIIFLAVTSDPKLHTPVYFFLANLSFTDICFSTTTIPKMLVNLQVQNQSITYAGCLTQVCFALVFVTLENFLLGVMAYDRYVAICHPLRYTVIMNPHLCGLTILLSLLVSILNALLHSLMLLRLSFCTDLEIPYFCEVLQITKVACSDNLINKIITYFTATILGGIPLSGIIFSYTQIVSSILRMTSAGGMYKAFSTCGSHFSVLSLFYGTGFGSYISAAFTHSSRKTAVASVMYTVVTPMMNPFIYSLRNRDMKGALRKIIRSIPAFQ; via the coding sequence ATGGAACTCAGAAATCAAACAGGTATTTCAAAattccttctcctggcactgaCGGAGGATCCAGAACTACAGCCCCTTTTATTTAATCTGTTTCTGTTCATATACCTGGTCACTGTCCTAGGAAACCTGATCATTTTTCTGGCTGTCACCTCTGACCCCAAACTCCACACCCCTGTgtatttctttcttgccaatctgtccttcactgacatctgtttcagcaccaccacgatcccaaagatgctggtgaacctcCAAGTACAGAATCAGAGCATCACTTATGCAGGCTGCCTCACCCAGGTCTGCTTTGCCCTGGTCTTTGTTACTTTAGAAAATTTTCTCCTTGgagtaatggcctatgaccgctatgtagcCATTTGTCACCCACTGAGGTACACTGTCATCATGAACCCCCACCTCTGTGGTCTGACAATTCTACTCTCCTTGTTGGTTAGCATCTTGAATGCCTTGCTCCACAGTCTGATGTTATTGCGACTGTCCTTCTGCACAGATCTGGAAATTCCTTACTTCTGTGAAGTTCTTCAGATCACCAAGGTTGCCTGTTCTGATAACCTCATCAATAAAATCATCACATATTTTACAGCTACCATATTAGGAGGTATTCCTCTCTCTGGAATCATTTTTTCTTATACTCAAATTGTCTCCTCCATTTTGAGAATGACATCAGCAGGTGGAATGTATAAAGCTTTTTCCACCTGTGGGTCTCACTTCTCAGTTCTTTCCTTGTTCTACGGGACAGGCTTTGGTTCATATATTAGTGCTGCATTTACACACTCTTCCAGGAAGACTGCAGTAGCTTCAGTTATGTACACTGTGGTCACTCCCATGATGAACCCCTTtatctacagcctgagaaacagGGACATGAAGGGGGCTTTGAGAAAAATCATCAGGAGCATACCTGCTTTTCAGTGA